The following DNA comes from Mesorhizobium sp. B2-1-8.
CGGGCGAGCGCGAGGCTGGCCTTGCGGGCGGAGCCGGCGAGCAGGCCGTAGTGGCGGATGCGGTGAAAGCCTCGCGGCAACACGTGGAGCAGGAAGCGGCGGATGAACTCGTCTGTGGCGAGCGTCATGACCTGCTGGCGGTCGGCGCCGTCGCGGCGGTAGTTCTTGTAGCGGAAGGTGACGCCGCTCTCGTCGAAGGCGATCAGGCGGCTGTTCGATATCGCGACCCGGTGAGTATAGCGCGACAGGTATGCGAGCACCGCCTCCGGTCCCGCGAACGGTGCCTTGGCATAGACCACCCAGCGCTTCTTCCGGACTGGCGACAGGTGCCGCAGGAAGGCTCGCCGCCCGGTGAGGTACGCCATTGATCCGAAGAAGCTGAGCCGTCCGGCGTCGTGCAGCGCCATCAACCGGGTGAGGAAGAGCCGGCGGAACAGCTTGCCGAGCACGCGCACCGGAAGCAGGAAGGCCGGCCGCGACGAGACCCAGCGCTTCCCGCCGGGCGCGATGCCGCCCCCCGGTACGATCATGTGCACGTGCGGATGGTGAGTCATCGCAGAGCCCCAGGTGTGGAGCACGGCGGTGATGCCGATCCTGGCTCCAAGGTGCTTCGCATCGGCCGCGATGGTCAGCATCGTCTCCGACGCTGCCTTGAACAGCAGGTCGTAGGCGAGCGCCTTGTTGTGGAAGGCGATGTCGGCGACCTCGGCGGGCAGCGTGAACACGACATGGAAGTAGCCGACCGGCAGCAGGTCGGCCTGGCGCTCGGCCAACCATGTCCGCGCCGCTGCGCCTTGGCACTTCGGACAGTGCCGGTTGCGGCAGGAGTTGTAGGCGATCCGCCATTGGCCGCAGTCCTCGCAGGCCTCGACGTGACCGCCAAGGGCCGCGGTGCGGCAGTGCTCGATCGCCGACATGACCTTGATCTGGCCAAGGCTCAGATGACCTGCATGGGCGGCCCGGTAGGGTGGCCCAGCAGCACGGAAGATGTCGGCGACCTCGATCGAGGTGCGCACGGCTCAACCGGGCGGCGTCTTGCCTTCCATCAGCGCCATCAACCGATCGAGCGGCCCGGCGACCGCATGGATCGTCCGGGTCGAGACCTTGGTGTAGAGCGCGGTCGTATCGAGCTTGCTGTGCCCGAGCAGCACCTGGATGACGCGGATGTCGACATCCTGTTCGAGTAAGTGGGTGGCGAAGCTGTGACGCAGAGTGTGCGGACTGACGCGCTTGCGGATGCCGGCGACTTCGGCCGCCTCCTGGACGGCGCGGTGCAGTTGCCGCGACGAGATCGGCGCCGTGCAACTGCGGCCCGGGAACAGCCAGCCATGCGGAAGCATCACCCCGCGCCGCCTGCCTTCGCGCCACCACAGCCGCAGGAGTTCCAGAAGCTGCGGCGAGAGCATCGCGTTGCGGTCCCTGCGGCCCTTGCCCTGCTCGACGCGGAGCAGCATGCGCGTGCTATCGACATCGTCGACCTTGAGATGCGCGACCTCGGACACGCGCAGGCCCGCGCCATAGGCGA
Coding sequences within:
- a CDS encoding IS91 family transposase encodes the protein MRTSIEVADIFRAAGPPYRAAHAGHLSLGQIKVMSAIEHCRTAALGGHVEACEDCGQWRIAYNSCRNRHCPKCQGAAARTWLAERQADLLPVGYFHVVFTLPAEVADIAFHNKALAYDLLFKAASETMLTIAADAKHLGARIGITAVLHTWGSAMTHHPHVHMIVPGGGIAPGGKRWVSSRPAFLLPVRVLGKLFRRLFLTRLMALHDAGRLSFFGSMAYLTGRRAFLRHLSPVRKKRWVVYAKAPFAGPEAVLAYLSRYTHRVAISNSRLIAFDESGVTFRYKNYRRDGADRQQVMTLATDEFIRRFLLHVLPRGFHRIRHYGLLAGSARKASLALARELLSVAAPPDDDTPGEPEDFRPSCPCCGGRMIVVEVLERWRQPRGPPDATATNRETAL